One genomic window of Arthrobacter sp. KBS0703 includes the following:
- a CDS encoding FAD-binding protein, with the protein MTPVRVSERNWAGNLAYGAEHVAHPETVEELQELVAGAGKIRALGSRHSFNDIADTAGVLAALDRLDPEIAVDAANRTVTVSGGTLYGTAAAELQRQGFALHNLASLPHISIAGAVATATHGSGDTNGNLATAVAGLEMVTADGSLLAALRGETPDFEGMVVGLGALGIVTRLTLDIEPAFEVAQTVFEKPAWDQVLADFDAVTSSAYSVSLFTDWSGAAAGQAWLKRRTTDPSGPAAADFFGGTPAAEAQHPIPGVAGSTCSEQLGIPGPWSDRLAHFRMEHMPSKGDELQSEYLVPREHAVDAIRTMRSLSHLVTPLLLISEIRTVAADNLWMSPNYGRDGIALHFTWQPDQQRVEALLPVIEAALAPFRARPHWGKLFTSDASGLAPLYPRFGDFVALATAMDPEEKFRNGFLRRTVFNHR; encoded by the coding sequence ATGACCCCTGTCCGCGTCAGCGAACGAAACTGGGCCGGAAACCTCGCCTACGGCGCCGAGCACGTGGCGCATCCGGAAACCGTTGAAGAACTGCAGGAGCTCGTAGCCGGCGCCGGCAAGATCCGGGCGCTGGGCTCCCGCCACTCCTTCAACGACATCGCCGACACCGCCGGTGTCCTGGCCGCCCTGGACAGGCTGGACCCGGAAATCGCCGTGGATGCCGCCAACCGAACGGTCACCGTCAGTGGAGGGACCCTGTACGGGACCGCTGCCGCCGAACTGCAGCGCCAGGGTTTCGCCCTCCACAACCTCGCCTCGCTGCCCCACATCTCCATCGCCGGGGCCGTGGCGACCGCCACCCACGGCTCGGGGGACACCAACGGGAACCTGGCCACCGCGGTTGCCGGCCTCGAAATGGTGACGGCCGATGGCAGCCTCCTGGCCGCGCTCCGCGGCGAGACGCCGGACTTTGAGGGCATGGTGGTCGGGCTGGGGGCCCTGGGCATTGTCACGCGGCTGACCCTGGACATCGAGCCCGCGTTCGAGGTGGCCCAGACGGTTTTCGAAAAGCCCGCCTGGGACCAGGTGCTGGCAGACTTCGATGCCGTGACGTCCTCGGCCTACAGCGTCAGCCTGTTCACGGACTGGTCCGGCGCCGCGGCCGGGCAGGCGTGGCTGAAGCGGCGGACCACGGATCCGTCCGGGCCGGCTGCTGCTGATTTCTTCGGCGGAACCCCCGCGGCGGAAGCGCAGCACCCCATTCCGGGGGTAGCCGGCAGTACCTGCAGTGAGCAGCTGGGTATTCCCGGGCCCTGGTCCGACAGGCTCGCCCACTTCCGGATGGAGCACATGCCCAGCAAGGGCGATGAGCTCCAGTCCGAATACCTGGTACCCCGGGAGCACGCGGTGGACGCCATCCGGACCATGCGCTCCCTCTCCCACCTGGTGACGCCGCTCCTGCTCATTTCAGAGATCCGTACGGTGGCTGCGGACAACCTCTGGATGAGCCCGAATTACGGGCGCGACGGGATCGCCCTCCACTTCACGTGGCAGCCCGACCAGCAGCGGGTCGAAGCATTGCTGCCGGTCATAGAGGCGGCGCTGGCACCATTCCGCGCTCGCCCGCACTGGGGCAAGCTCTTCACCAGCGACGCGTCAGGCCTTGCGCCGCTGTACCCGCGCTTTGGGGACTTCGTGGCGCTGGCCACCGCCATGGATCCGGAAGAAAAGTTCCGGAACGGCTTCCTCCGCCGCACAGTGTTCAACCACCGATAG
- a CDS encoding ABC transporter substrate-binding protein: MARNSLTSGLGTLRPGVGVALAATALLALSACSDPGAAAAGNAPTASSSSAGAKTSGAKTFNLSPQQDRVPVTVDQAAAALVPEAIKKDGKLTVAVSPFAPPLAVYATDNKTPVGNEVDIAVALAQTLGLEADIVPTAWADWPLGVESGKYEAVLSNVTVTEERKLKFDFASYRDDKLGFYAKNDSGVTKVESAADVAGKRIIVGSGTNQEAILLRWDEENKAKGLKPVEFQYYDDDSASNLALQSGRADLTFGPNATAAYKAASDAKTKLVGLVDGGWPLKASIAATTKKGNGFAAAAQAGLNHLIDDGSYAKILDRWGLSSEAVQKSELNPAGLPKK; this comes from the coding sequence ATGGCCCGCAACTCTCTCACATCCGGCCTCGGAACGCTCAGGCCCGGCGTTGGCGTGGCTCTCGCGGCCACTGCGCTGCTGGCGCTGTCCGCCTGCTCGGATCCGGGGGCCGCGGCCGCAGGAAATGCTCCCACAGCCTCCTCGTCCTCTGCGGGAGCCAAGACTTCCGGAGCCAAGACCTTCAACCTGTCTCCGCAGCAGGACCGCGTCCCGGTCACCGTGGACCAGGCCGCGGCCGCCCTCGTTCCGGAAGCCATCAAGAAGGACGGCAAGCTGACCGTGGCCGTCAGTCCGTTCGCACCGCCGCTGGCGGTGTACGCCACCGACAACAAGACGCCGGTGGGCAATGAGGTGGACATCGCCGTCGCGCTGGCCCAGACGCTGGGACTGGAGGCCGACATCGTGCCGACCGCCTGGGCGGACTGGCCGCTTGGCGTGGAATCGGGCAAGTACGAGGCCGTACTGTCCAACGTCACGGTGACCGAGGAGCGCAAGCTCAAGTTCGACTTCGCGAGCTACCGGGACGACAAGCTGGGCTTCTACGCCAAGAACGACAGCGGCGTGACCAAGGTCGAATCCGCCGCGGACGTGGCCGGAAAGCGGATCATCGTCGGCTCGGGCACCAACCAGGAAGCCATCCTGCTGCGCTGGGACGAGGAGAACAAGGCCAAGGGGCTCAAGCCGGTTGAGTTCCAGTACTACGACGACGACTCCGCCTCGAACCTGGCGCTGCAGTCCGGCCGGGCGGACCTCACGTTCGGACCGAACGCCACCGCAGCCTACAAGGCCGCCAGCGACGCCAAGACCAAGCTCGTGGGCCTGGTGGACGGCGGCTGGCCGCTGAAGGCAAGCATCGCGGCCACCACCAAGAAGGGCAACGGCTTCGCGGCCGCCGCCCAGGCCGGGCTGAACCACCTGATCGACGACGGCAGCTACGCCAAGATCCTGGACCGCTGGGGCCTCTCCTCCGAGGCCGTGCAGAAGTCCGAACTGAACCCGGCGGGCCTGCCCAAGAAGTAG
- a CDS encoding DUF6919 domain-containing protein, translated as MNNHFTDERDGYGRLLVDREVWRQATTLAAAGELTARWLEGKSQYQAGTLAPSFDAETGPIAGQLAEINRSGLFTKESQPGLPPGASHSQRQYVTGFCSAESARILLQLSTQTEIVAVAHAPGEMSSASIPVTLDGDEVVTVLGTSESPIESEQIRDWADESNETLALVLADSWYLELLDPVWGRNDRLLPAVLGALASAPDAF; from the coding sequence ATGAACAATCACTTTACGGACGAGCGGGACGGCTACGGCAGGCTCCTGGTGGACAGGGAAGTGTGGCGGCAGGCCACCACACTTGCCGCCGCGGGCGAGCTGACCGCACGGTGGCTGGAAGGCAAGAGCCAGTACCAGGCGGGAACCCTCGCCCCAAGCTTCGACGCCGAAACCGGACCCATCGCCGGGCAGCTCGCCGAAATCAACCGCAGCGGGCTCTTCACGAAGGAATCCCAGCCGGGCCTGCCACCCGGGGCGAGTCACTCCCAGCGGCAGTACGTGACGGGCTTCTGCTCCGCCGAGTCGGCACGGATCCTCCTGCAGCTCTCGACGCAGACCGAGATCGTCGCCGTCGCCCACGCCCCCGGAGAGATGAGCAGCGCGTCCATCCCGGTGACGCTCGACGGCGACGAGGTGGTCACCGTCCTCGGGACCAGCGAAAGCCCCATCGAATCCGAACAGATCCGGGACTGGGCCGACGAAAGCAACGAGACGCTTGCCCTGGTCCTTGCCGACTCCTGGTACCTCGAGCTGCTCGATCCCGTGTGGGGGCGGAACGACCGCCTCCTGCCTGCCGTACTGGGCGCACTGGCGTCCGCGCCTGACGCTTTTTAA
- a CDS encoding ABC transporter substrate-binding protein has product MSTSQDNPGSTRIAAGETRSPKYSRRLKIGIAAGVLAVLGAGAAVASTAAQNTQPAAANPAAATSPAAELKLGYFGNITHAAALVGVKQGFIKENLGGTKLSTQVFNAGPAAIEALNAGAIDATYIGPNPAINSFVKSKGESISIIAGAASGGAQLVVKPGIKTAADLKGKTLASPQLGGTQDVALRAWLGKQGYKTNTDGGGDVAINPTENAQTLKLFQDGKLDGAWLPEPWASRLVLQAGAKVLVDEKDLWDGSLTGKPGAFPTTVLIVNKKFAAEHPQTVEGLLKGHVEAVKWLNDTPAAQKATDVNAALKEAAGKALPQDVIDRSLQNIVFTVDPLAGAFTKLLQDGVDSGTTKKADINGIFDLTTLNTVTGQKTSAAGLGKE; this is encoded by the coding sequence ATGTCGACCTCACAGGACAACCCGGGATCCACCCGCATCGCGGCGGGTGAGACCCGCAGCCCGAAGTACTCCCGCCGGCTCAAGATCGGCATCGCCGCCGGCGTGCTGGCCGTTCTCGGCGCCGGCGCCGCCGTGGCGTCCACGGCCGCCCAAAACACGCAACCGGCAGCGGCCAACCCCGCCGCCGCCACGAGCCCGGCCGCGGAGCTGAAGCTGGGCTACTTCGGGAACATCACCCACGCCGCCGCTTTGGTGGGCGTGAAGCAGGGCTTCATCAAGGAGAACCTGGGCGGCACCAAGCTTTCCACCCAGGTGTTCAACGCCGGCCCCGCGGCGATCGAGGCGCTGAACGCCGGAGCGATCGATGCGACCTACATCGGCCCGAACCCGGCCATCAACTCCTTCGTCAAGAGCAAGGGCGAGTCCATCAGCATCATCGCCGGCGCCGCCTCGGGCGGGGCGCAGCTGGTGGTCAAGCCCGGGATCAAGACCGCGGCGGATCTGAAGGGCAAGACCCTGGCCTCGCCGCAGCTGGGCGGCACCCAGGACGTGGCGCTGCGCGCCTGGCTGGGCAAGCAGGGCTACAAGACCAACACCGACGGCGGCGGAGACGTGGCGATCAACCCCACCGAGAACGCCCAGACGCTGAAACTGTTCCAGGACGGCAAGCTCGACGGCGCGTGGCTGCCCGAGCCCTGGGCCTCCCGCCTGGTGCTCCAGGCCGGCGCGAAGGTCCTGGTGGATGAGAAGGACCTGTGGGACGGTTCGCTGACCGGGAAGCCGGGCGCGTTCCCCACCACCGTCCTGATCGTGAACAAGAAGTTCGCCGCCGAGCACCCGCAGACCGTGGAAGGACTGCTCAAGGGGCACGTCGAAGCGGTGAAGTGGCTCAACGACACCCCGGCCGCGCAGAAGGCCACCGACGTCAACGCCGCACTCAAGGAAGCCGCCGGGAAGGCGCTGCCGCAGGACGTCATCGACCGCTCGCTGCAGAACATCGTGTTCACCGTTGACCCGCTCGCCGGCGCCTTCACCAAGCTCCTGCAGGACGGCGTGGACTCTGGCACCACCAAAAAGGCCGACATCAACGGCATCTTCGACCTCACCACGCTGAACACGGTCACCGGGCAGAAGACATCCGCGGCCGGGCTCGGCAAGGAATAA
- a CDS encoding GntR family transcriptional regulator has product METPAAAALPKYYVLKEQILTLIEDAVPGTLIPTERALAEQYGTSRTTVRQAIGELVAEGRLDRTQGRGTFVAPPKVTHVRQLTSFTDDAASQGMTASARILDISEVPADTVTAKRLAVEPGTGVHRVERIRLVNGEPLAHETAFLAGDLPDLAGKVEARGSLYSALREDYGIRISEVEDTVETKLAGPEEVRLLDVEMGAPMLLVHRLGLDPDGRAVEWTESVFRGDRFRFVARMHV; this is encoded by the coding sequence ATGGAGACCCCCGCCGCTGCCGCGCTGCCCAAGTACTACGTACTCAAGGAGCAGATCCTCACCCTCATCGAGGACGCGGTCCCGGGAACGCTGATTCCGACGGAGCGGGCGCTCGCCGAGCAATACGGCACGTCCCGCACCACGGTGCGGCAGGCGATCGGCGAACTCGTGGCGGAGGGCCGCCTCGACCGCACCCAGGGGAGGGGCACGTTCGTCGCGCCGCCCAAGGTGACGCACGTCCGCCAGCTCACCTCGTTCACCGACGACGCGGCAAGCCAGGGGATGACCGCCTCCGCGCGGATCCTGGACATCAGCGAGGTGCCGGCGGATACCGTGACCGCCAAGCGGCTGGCCGTGGAACCGGGCACCGGCGTGCACCGGGTGGAGCGCATCAGGCTGGTCAACGGCGAACCGCTCGCCCACGAAACGGCGTTCCTCGCGGGCGACCTGCCGGATCTTGCAGGCAAGGTGGAGGCCCGGGGATCGCTGTACTCGGCCCTGCGCGAAGACTACGGAATCCGCATCAGCGAAGTCGAGGATACGGTGGAGACCAAGCTCGCCGGCCCCGAGGAGGTCCGGTTGCTGGACGTGGAAATGGGGGCGCCCATGCTGCTGGTGCACCGGCTCGGCCTCGACCCCGACGGCCGGGCCGTTGAGTGGACGGAATCGGTCTTCAGGGGCGACCGGTTCCGCTTCGTGGCGCGGATGCACGTCTAG
- a CDS encoding sugar porter family MFS transporter, translating into MMSFLQDLRQTPRLGLLVGGTAATIGIIYGYDLSNIAGALLFITKEFQLSTSQQELVTTAVVIGEVLGAVLGGWLANKIGRKACMVGVAGAYAVFAVLSALAADVPMLLVARLLLGLTIGISVVVVPVFVAESAPPKVRGALLVAYQVATVIGIIVGYLAAYALSASENWRLMLGLAAVPAVAVLAVTLRLPDTARWYMMRGRREDARRTLSSIEPDADVDAELADMQRAISEERGGGLREMLRSPYLKATVFVVGLGFFIQITGINAVVYYSPRIFEAMGFTGNAALLLLPALVQAASLVAVFVSLSLVDRVGRRPILLGGIGMMIAANVILVGVFMAGRDFGGALTVIGFLGVLLFTVGFTFGFGALVWVYAGESFPARLRSLGASAMLTSDLVANVIVAAFFLTMLQRLGGAGTFAVFGVLAIAGFIFVHRLAPETKGRNLEEIRHYWENGARWPEATGSKPAAK; encoded by the coding sequence ATGATGTCGTTCCTGCAAGACCTGCGCCAAACTCCCCGTCTCGGGCTTCTGGTCGGCGGCACCGCCGCGACCATCGGAATTATCTACGGCTACGACCTGTCGAATATTGCCGGCGCCCTGCTGTTCATCACCAAGGAATTCCAGCTCTCCACCAGCCAGCAGGAGCTGGTGACCACCGCCGTCGTCATCGGCGAAGTGCTCGGTGCCGTCCTGGGCGGCTGGCTCGCGAACAAGATCGGCCGGAAGGCCTGCATGGTGGGCGTCGCCGGAGCGTATGCCGTCTTCGCGGTGCTCAGTGCCCTCGCGGCCGACGTCCCGATGCTGCTCGTCGCACGCCTCCTGCTCGGCCTCACCATCGGCATTTCGGTGGTTGTGGTGCCCGTCTTTGTGGCGGAATCTGCGCCCCCGAAGGTGCGCGGCGCCCTGCTCGTGGCCTATCAGGTGGCCACCGTCATCGGCATCATCGTCGGGTACCTCGCCGCCTACGCGCTGTCCGCATCCGAGAACTGGCGCCTGATGCTGGGCCTCGCCGCAGTTCCCGCCGTCGCGGTCCTTGCCGTCACGCTCCGCCTCCCGGACACCGCCCGGTGGTACATGATGCGCGGACGCAGGGAAGATGCCCGCCGCACGCTGTCCTCCATTGAACCCGACGCCGATGTGGACGCCGAACTGGCCGACATGCAGCGTGCCATCAGCGAGGAACGCGGCGGAGGCCTGCGGGAGATGCTGCGCTCCCCCTACCTCAAGGCGACCGTCTTCGTCGTCGGCCTCGGCTTCTTCATCCAGATCACGGGCATCAACGCCGTGGTGTACTACAGCCCGCGGATCTTCGAGGCGATGGGCTTCACCGGCAACGCCGCGCTCCTCCTGCTGCCGGCGCTGGTCCAGGCGGCGTCGCTGGTTGCCGTCTTCGTATCGCTCTCGCTGGTGGACCGGGTGGGACGCCGGCCCATCCTCCTCGGCGGCATCGGCATGATGATCGCCGCCAACGTCATCCTGGTGGGCGTATTCATGGCCGGACGTGACTTCGGCGGCGCCCTGACCGTCATCGGGTTCCTGGGAGTCCTGCTTTTCACTGTCGGCTTCACCTTCGGCTTCGGCGCGCTGGTCTGGGTCTACGCCGGCGAGTCCTTCCCCGCCCGGCTCCGCTCCCTGGGCGCCAGCGCCATGCTGACCTCGGACCTCGTGGCCAACGTGATTGTCGCGGCGTTCTTCCTCACCATGCTGCAGCGCCTGGGCGGCGCCGGCACCTTCGCCGTGTTCGGTGTGCTGGCCATCGCCGGATTCATCTTTGTCCACCGCCTCGCCCCGGAGACCAAGGGCCGGAACCTCGAGGAAATCCGCCACTACTGGGAAAACGGCGCCCGCTGGCCGGAAGCCACCGGCAGCAAGCCGGCGGCCAAGTGA
- a CDS encoding N-acetylglucosamine kinase, with protein sequence MTPASSSPPEGSTPGTVLISGTGSAAWARTGEGREARAGGWGYLLGDEGSGYAVARSAVRNALSEHDGGLPAGPLTAQLLKRTGAAEPADLLDLFYRNPERRYWAGLAGAVFDLAARGDRAGAAIVDDAARYLSGLAAAVSERLGTVPAAPGHAGPPVLLAGGMLVNQPVLAGRVRELLGERGMADVRVLDRAPPGAP encoded by the coding sequence ATGACACCCGCATCATCCTCGCCGCCGGAGGGCTCGACGCCCGGCACGGTGCTCATCTCCGGCACCGGCTCCGCGGCCTGGGCACGGACCGGCGAAGGCCGCGAGGCCAGGGCAGGCGGCTGGGGATACCTGCTGGGCGACGAGGGCAGCGGTTACGCGGTGGCCCGCAGTGCGGTCCGCAACGCTCTCTCGGAGCACGACGGCGGCCTGCCCGCCGGGCCGCTGACCGCCCAGCTTCTGAAACGGACCGGTGCTGCTGAGCCCGCGGACCTGCTGGACCTGTTCTACCGGAACCCGGAGCGCCGGTACTGGGCCGGCCTGGCCGGAGCGGTCTTCGATCTTGCGGCCCGGGGCGACCGGGCCGGCGCCGCGATCGTCGACGACGCCGCCCGGTACCTGTCCGGTCTCGCCGCCGCGGTCAGCGAGAGGCTGGGCACCGTCCCCGCCGCGCCCGGGCACGCCGGTCCGCCCGTCCTGCTGGCCGGCGGGATGCTGGTCAACCAGCCGGTCCTGGCCGGCCGGGTCAGGGAGCTTCTAGGAGAACGCGGCATGGCCGACGTGCGGGTGCTGGACCGGGCCCCGCCTGGGGCGCCGTGA
- a CDS encoding SIS domain-containing protein — protein sequence MTTPNTTLAAAGAATQPPGVLMAAEILEQPEALARQLDHGRPEIRRLAAVLRDADIRYVLLAARGTSDHAALYAKYLIETVLGLPAGLASPSSLTVYRAEPKMDGVLWLAVSQSGGSPTWWTPPPRPPAAARSPLR from the coding sequence ATGACAACGCCGAACACCACCCTTGCCGCAGCCGGCGCCGCCACCCAGCCTCCCGGCGTGCTGATGGCCGCCGAAATCCTCGAGCAGCCAGAGGCCCTCGCCCGGCAGCTCGACCACGGCCGCCCCGAGATCCGCCGCCTGGCCGCCGTCCTTCGGGACGCGGACATCCGGTACGTCCTCCTGGCCGCCAGGGGCACGAGCGACCACGCCGCCCTGTACGCGAAGTACCTCATCGAGACCGTCCTGGGCCTGCCGGCAGGGCTCGCGTCGCCGTCGAGCCTTACCGTGTACCGCGCGGAACCCAAGATGGACGGGGTCCTCTGGCTGGCCGTGAGCCAGTCGGGCGGATCCCCGACCTGGTGGACTCCACCGCCGCGGCCGCCCGCGGCGGCGCGCTCACCGTTGCGGTGA
- a CDS encoding SIS domain-containing protein has product MADRYRYVNHIITTGRGFSYPTAREAALKLMETSYLAAHAFSGADLLHGPFAMIDEDRPVIAIASPGAGGRALQPVLERLAARGADVCLVGDPAAARPQNHVVPLPAVSERLAPVLEILPLQRLAHAMAAALSLIHI; this is encoded by the coding sequence GTGGCAGACCGCTACCGCTACGTGAACCACATCATCACCACCGGGCGCGGATTCTCATATCCCACCGCACGGGAGGCGGCGTTGAAACTGATGGAAACGTCCTATCTGGCCGCCCATGCCTTTTCCGGAGCCGATCTCCTGCACGGACCGTTCGCGATGATCGACGAGGACCGTCCCGTCATCGCGATCGCCTCCCCGGGCGCCGGCGGACGCGCCCTGCAGCCGGTGCTGGAGCGCCTGGCGGCGCGCGGGGCCGACGTCTGCCTGGTGGGCGACCCCGCGGCGGCCCGCCCGCAGAACCATGTGGTGCCCCTCCCGGCCGTCAGCGAACGGCTCGCTCCGGTCCTCGAGATACTGCCGCTGCAGCGCCTGGCCCACGCCATGGCAGCGGCCCTGTCTCTTATACACATCTAG
- the nagA gene encoding N-acetylglucosamine-6-phosphate deacetylase produces MSPTLISAARVITPEAVLEPGWVEVRSGRISAAGSGTPPREPDASYPDGTLAPGFIDAHIHGGGGFSFNDADPAAAAVRIAAVHREHGTTTLMASLVTASLEHLEAAVAALADLVEEGVLAGIHLEGPWLSPYHRGAHTKSLLRTPDPASIDRLMLAGRGTIKMVTIAPELEGGLAAIRQITGYGAVAAVGHTGADYDLARQAIAAGATAGTHVFNAMRSLHHREPGPALALLEDPAVFAEVIADGVHLHPSLVRFIAGSPARAVFVTDAMAAACAHEGTYDLGGLEVRVADGEARLVSNGAIAGSILTLDAAVRHAVRHAGIPLADAVRAATQNPADMLGLTDVGRIRQGLRADLVVLGGDLEVAAVMKAGEWFQPAS; encoded by the coding sequence GTGAGTCCGACGCTCATCTCGGCCGCCCGGGTGATCACGCCCGAGGCTGTCCTCGAGCCGGGCTGGGTGGAAGTCCGGTCAGGCCGCATCAGCGCCGCGGGCAGCGGGACCCCGCCCCGCGAACCAGACGCCAGCTATCCGGACGGGACACTGGCCCCCGGCTTCATTGACGCCCACATCCACGGCGGCGGCGGCTTCAGCTTCAATGACGCTGATCCCGCGGCCGCCGCGGTCCGGATCGCCGCAGTGCACCGTGAGCACGGGACCACCACGCTCATGGCGAGCCTCGTCACAGCCTCCCTGGAGCACCTTGAGGCCGCGGTGGCGGCGCTGGCGGACCTGGTGGAAGAGGGCGTGCTGGCGGGAATCCACCTGGAAGGACCCTGGCTCAGCCCGTACCACCGGGGCGCGCACACCAAGAGCCTGCTGCGGACCCCGGACCCGGCCAGCATCGACCGGCTCATGCTGGCCGGCCGGGGCACGATCAAAATGGTCACCATCGCCCCTGAGCTGGAAGGCGGCCTCGCGGCCATCCGGCAGATCACCGGCTACGGCGCGGTGGCCGCCGTCGGGCATACCGGCGCCGACTATGACCTGGCCCGCCAGGCGATCGCGGCGGGCGCCACTGCCGGGACGCACGTGTTTAACGCGATGCGGTCACTCCACCACCGCGAACCCGGGCCTGCCCTGGCGCTGCTGGAGGACCCGGCAGTTTTCGCCGAGGTGATAGCCGACGGCGTGCACCTGCACCCGTCACTGGTCCGCTTCATCGCGGGCAGCCCGGCCCGGGCCGTTTTTGTCACGGATGCCATGGCGGCGGCGTGCGCCCACGAGGGAACGTATGATCTCGGCGGGCTCGAGGTCCGGGTGGCCGACGGCGAGGCCCGGCTGGTCAGCAACGGCGCCATCGCCGGCAGCATCCTCACGCTCGATGCCGCAGTGCGGCACGCGGTCCGTCACGCGGGCATCCCGCTCGCCGACGCAGTCCGCGCAGCCACGCAGAATCCGGCGGACATGCTGGGGCTAACCGACGTCGGCCGGATTAGGCAGGGCCTGCGTGCGGATCTGGTGGTTCTCGGCGGGGACCTCGAGGTTGCGGCGGTCATGAAGGCCGGGGAATGGTTCCAGCCCGCTAGTTGA
- a CDS encoding histidine phosphatase family protein, whose product MTFTTLALVRHGQTDWNAQRRLQGSTDIPLNDVGRGQARDAVAVLQDYQWDAVVSSPLSRAAETANLIAAGLGLSVDRRVPELAERSFGPAEGLQAGPELEALRTPDGGFRGAESEDAAASRGLAALEALAEEFRGRRVLVVAHGTLLRVSLGLAIGRTLQSIDNAVLNLAHHHAVDGWELEYFNGERVAAAVEV is encoded by the coding sequence ATGACCTTTACGACGCTAGCCCTTGTCCGCCATGGCCAGACAGACTGGAACGCGCAGCGCCGGCTGCAGGGATCCACGGACATTCCGCTGAACGACGTCGGCCGCGGCCAGGCCCGCGACGCCGTCGCCGTCCTGCAGGACTACCAGTGGGACGCCGTCGTGTCCTCGCCGCTGAGCCGTGCCGCCGAGACCGCCAACCTGATTGCCGCCGGGCTGGGGCTCAGCGTTGACCGGCGCGTGCCCGAGCTCGCCGAGCGTAGCTTCGGACCCGCGGAGGGCCTGCAGGCCGGCCCTGAACTGGAAGCACTGCGCACGCCTGATGGCGGTTTCCGCGGCGCAGAAAGCGAGGACGCGGCGGCCTCTCGCGGGTTGGCCGCGCTGGAAGCATTGGCCGAGGAGTTCCGCGGCCGCCGCGTCCTGGTCGTCGCCCACGGCACGCTCCTCCGGGTGAGCCTCGGCCTCGCCATCGGCCGCACCCTGCAGAGCATCGACAACGCCGTGCTCAACCTGGCCCACCACCATGCTGTTGACGGCTGGGAGCTGGAATACTTCAACGGCGAGCGGGTAGCGGCCGCCGTCGAGGTCTGA